From the genome of Mycobacterium dioxanotrophicus, one region includes:
- a CDS encoding DUF202 domain-containing protein, with protein MSDRDEMRTDRGRAGYRTVLSWRRTALTTAAVGFAAVFSLVDQSAPTEWLSIVVVAGTVTLLLTAAALRGAHLTAGVVEIGRNLPLAAMSGVVCLCAGVLLVDSALRVIR; from the coding sequence ATGTCTGATCGCGACGAGATGCGGACCGACCGCGGCAGAGCGGGCTATCGCACGGTATTGTCGTGGCGCAGAACGGCTCTCACCACAGCGGCGGTCGGATTCGCCGCGGTCTTTTCCCTGGTGGACCAATCGGCCCCCACGGAATGGCTGTCCATCGTGGTGGTCGCAGGCACGGTGACGCTGCTTCTCACGGCGGCGGCGCTACGTGGTGCGCATCTCACCGCCGGTGTCGTGGAGATTGGGAGAAACCTCCCGCTAGCGGCAATGTCGGGCGTGGTGTGTCTGTGCGCGGGGGTTTTGCTCGTCGACTCGGCCCTGCGCGTGATCCGGTAG
- a CDS encoding methylenetetrahydrofolate reductase: MTSTDLFESAIAKARWEIVPVRDPEKAIAALPERSTVTVGCFAKTADGYLQTLSIVERLSGADFHAVPHIPARSFDSKNHALEIAKRYVDSGVTEVFVVGGNADEPHGPFNGAIDLLRCLADSNVSFSSVGVAAYPEGHPSPAFDYYGGLREKSEFASYCVTQVCFDGSAIKDEARRLREQDIELPMHVGVPGVLAQTELLKLSRWMGIGNSMKFLLKQRKLATRLLRPTEYNPHELIEDLLPAVHEPASGIIGLHLNTFNQVARTREWVRGMLGTDEPLGAGNHGNS; this comes from the coding sequence TTGACTTCCACCGATCTCTTTGAGAGCGCGATCGCTAAAGCACGTTGGGAGATCGTGCCCGTACGCGATCCGGAGAAAGCGATTGCGGCACTGCCCGAGCGGTCAACCGTGACCGTGGGCTGCTTCGCCAAAACAGCGGACGGTTATCTACAAACGCTGTCGATCGTCGAACGGCTGTCGGGAGCCGATTTCCACGCCGTTCCCCACATCCCGGCCAGGTCATTCGACTCGAAGAACCACGCGTTGGAGATAGCCAAAAGGTACGTAGACTCCGGAGTGACCGAGGTTTTTGTGGTGGGCGGCAACGCCGACGAGCCACATGGACCGTTCAACGGCGCCATCGACCTGCTGCGGTGCCTGGCCGATTCCAACGTGTCCTTCTCCAGCGTCGGTGTGGCCGCTTACCCGGAAGGACATCCTTCTCCGGCGTTCGACTATTACGGTGGCCTGCGGGAGAAGTCGGAGTTTGCGTCGTACTGCGTCACTCAGGTGTGTTTTGATGGCTCGGCCATCAAAGACGAGGCGAGACGGCTCCGCGAACAAGACATCGAGTTACCGATGCATGTCGGCGTGCCAGGGGTGCTGGCGCAGACGGAACTGCTCAAGTTGTCACGATGGATGGGCATCGGAAACTCGATGAAATTCCTGCTGAAGCAGCGAAAGTTGGCCACGCGTCTGCTGCGGCCGACGGAATACAACCCACACGAACTGATCGAAGATCTGCTGCCCGCCGTCCACGAGCCGGCCAGCGGGATAATCGGCCTACACCTGAACACGTTCAATCAGGTGGCCAGGACCCGGGAATGGGTGCGAGGGATGCTCGGAACCGATGAGCCACTCGGTGCTGGTAATCATGGCAACTCGTAG
- a CDS encoding YidH family protein: MANTHIDSPAVDYRFTLANERTYLAWIRTAMAFLAGGVAVVHLMPETMGANLGPAVGIPLFLLAIGISCSSLRRWRLNNEAIERNGELPKTSMVLTVAVVITGLGLAGLAVMIFTSVTHV; encoded by the coding sequence ATGGCAAACACTCACATTGATTCCCCGGCCGTCGACTATAGATTCACCCTGGCCAATGAGCGCACTTACCTGGCGTGGATCAGGACCGCCATGGCGTTTCTCGCCGGCGGAGTGGCAGTGGTTCATCTGATGCCGGAGACCATGGGTGCGAATTTGGGACCCGCGGTCGGCATCCCGTTGTTCCTTCTGGCGATCGGTATCTCATGCAGCTCGCTGCGCCGGTGGAGACTGAACAACGAGGCCATCGAACGCAACGGGGAGTTGCCGAAGACGAGCATGGTTCTGACGGTCGCCGTGGTCATCACCGGTCTCGGGCTGGCGGGCCTGGCCGTCATGATCTTCACTTCGGTGACACATGTCTGA
- a CDS encoding 3-methyl-2-oxobutanoate hydroxymethyltransferase — MTTTAPRRRVTIKQLHEKKRKGEIITTLGVYDAPMAKIAERIGFDMVMNGNGGPMSILGHSDPTTVLFEEQLALTKAVARMTKTAMVVSHLPFLSYHESKAQAIRSAGRMVSEGGAQAVKCEGNVRTAEYIGEIVSAGVPVVGHIGMQASRRTEQSGFGKKGRTAEAAKEIVDGAKAFVDAGVFAFIVEQVPAEVATYLAKTLLIPVIGVVAGRDLDGIYEISGDLCGYSSFRPPTDKRVFANVGETIEDALRQYKQESLEGKYPPDEHTLDMDADEYKKFLDLV; from the coding sequence ATGACTACCACAGCGCCTCGCCGCCGCGTCACGATCAAGCAACTGCATGAGAAGAAGCGGAAGGGTGAAATCATCACGACGCTCGGCGTATACGACGCGCCGATGGCGAAGATCGCCGAACGCATCGGATTCGACATGGTGATGAACGGCAACGGCGGTCCGATGTCGATTCTGGGTCACTCCGATCCCACCACGGTCCTCTTCGAGGAGCAGTTGGCTCTGACGAAAGCGGTTGCGCGCATGACGAAGACGGCCATGGTCGTCAGTCATCTACCCTTCTTGAGCTACCACGAGAGTAAAGCTCAGGCGATCCGCAGCGCCGGCCGCATGGTTTCCGAGGGCGGCGCCCAGGCCGTCAAATGCGAAGGCAATGTGCGCACCGCGGAGTACATCGGCGAAATCGTCAGCGCGGGTGTTCCAGTCGTCGGGCACATCGGAATGCAGGCATCACGAAGGACTGAACAGAGCGGGTTCGGAAAGAAGGGCCGCACCGCCGAAGCCGCCAAGGAGATCGTAGACGGGGCAAAGGCATTCGTCGACGCAGGTGTCTTCGCCTTCATTGTCGAGCAGGTGCCGGCGGAAGTTGCGACCTACCTGGCCAAGACCCTTTTGATTCCCGTCATCGGGGTGGTGGCGGGTCGTGACCTCGACGGAATCTACGAGATCAGCGGAGACCTCTGTGGTTACAGCTCTTTTCGGCCTCCGACGGACAAGCGGGTGTTCGCCAACGTCGGCGAGACCATCGAGGATGCATTGCGGCAGTACAAGCAGGAGTCGCTGGAGGGTAAGTACCCGCCGGACGAGCACACGCTCGACATGGACGCCGACGAGTACAAGAAGTTTCTCGACCTGGTTTAA
- the folP gene encoding dihydropteroate synthase, translated as MGIINVTPDSFSDGGQYHARSAAIRLADDLVDSGAGWLDIGGESTRPGAMPVDEATELGRVIPAVRTIAARHRLPISIDTSKSVVAERAIDAGATIVNDVTGGCADPDVLSVVKGAPARFIIGHWPKHIPERYRDTRPGADCAERVFVELERLVTSAVDAGLEPSQLLVDPGIGFGKEMVDNWSILRNLSRLADRCRLPIVVGVSRKRLLADRTPDVPNERDFATSSLHAQLMNAGSVDVLRAHNIVALRQAALVAQRWSGVVSEEDR; from the coding sequence ATGGGCATCATCAATGTAACTCCCGACTCGTTCAGCGACGGTGGGCAGTACCACGCACGCTCCGCAGCAATCCGCCTCGCGGATGACTTGGTAGACAGCGGTGCGGGTTGGCTGGACATCGGTGGGGAGTCCACCCGACCGGGAGCAATGCCGGTCGACGAGGCGACGGAGCTGGGTCGCGTGATTCCGGCGGTTCGAACGATTGCTGCTCGGCATCGTCTACCGATTTCGATCGACACCAGCAAGTCAGTGGTGGCAGAACGGGCGATCGATGCAGGTGCGACCATTGTCAACGACGTCACCGGGGGTTGCGCAGATCCCGATGTCCTGAGCGTCGTCAAGGGTGCGCCTGCCCGTTTCATCATCGGGCACTGGCCGAAGCACATTCCCGAGCGCTACCGGGACACGCGGCCAGGCGCGGACTGCGCCGAGCGGGTCTTCGTCGAACTCGAGCGCCTCGTAACGTCTGCCGTGGATGCCGGACTGGAACCGTCCCAACTGCTGGTGGACCCGGGAATAGGTTTCGGCAAGGAGATGGTCGACAACTGGTCGATTCTGCGAAACCTCTCCCGGTTGGCAGACCGGTGCCGCTTACCAATCGTCGTCGGTGTCAGTCGCAAGCGCCTCCTGGCTGACCGGACGCCGGACGTGCCCAACGAACGCGACTTTGCGACCAGCAGCCTGCATGCACAGCTCATGAACGCGGGTTCAGTCGACGTGCTACGGGCGCACAACATCGTTGCATTACGCCAGGCCGCTCTGGTGGCGCAGCGGTGGAGTGGTGTGGTTTCCGAAGAGGACCGTTGA
- a CDS encoding GrpB family protein has protein sequence MGNGCCAKLSASTAISLPLMLPNSLADFAVRVPATQSLYATTSLTFSPWPVGPSLLATGAVLTAASQPRPISPRRATDSPWSNWATETIEIVDADPDWEAQGKRLCDNLQALLAPWLVARIEHVGSTAIPGLPAKPIIDLQAAVAHLDASDSMAAVLSKHDWHYVTPDLDRRPWRRFFVKVNEGHRSAHLHIMTTDSARWHQQIAFRDALRADPSTTANYAALKRSLAAEHGDDREAYSAAKYSFIQAVLNARSD, from the coding sequence GTGGGAAATGGCTGCTGCGCGAAGTTGAGCGCCTCGACAGCGATCTCGCTGCCACTCATGCTGCCCAACTCATTAGCGGACTTCGCAGTGCGGGTACCGGCGACCCAGTCCCTCTACGCGACAACGTCCTTGACATTCTCACCATGGCCGGTGGGCCCCTCTTTACTGGCTACCGGCGCGGTGCTGACGGCGGCGAGCCAGCCCAGACCAATTTCACCGCGGAGAGCAACCGATTCACCCTGGTCGAACTGGGCCACCGAAACCATAGAGATCGTCGACGCAGACCCAGACTGGGAAGCGCAAGGAAAACGCCTGTGCGACAACCTGCAAGCACTTCTCGCGCCATGGCTCGTCGCCCGCATCGAGCACGTTGGCTCCACCGCGATTCCAGGCCTGCCGGCCAAACCAATCATCGACCTCCAAGCCGCAGTGGCTCATCTGGACGCTTCAGACTCGATGGCAGCGGTCCTCTCCAAGCACGATTGGCATTACGTCACCCCGGATCTGGACCGACGACCTTGGCGACGATTCTTCGTAAAAGTCAACGAGGGCCACCGATCTGCTCACCTGCACATCATGACCACCGACAGCGCACGCTGGCACCAGCAGATTGCGTTTCGTGACGCCCTTCGAGCGGATCCATCCACGACGGCCAATTACGCAGCGCTCAAACGTTCCCTCGCGGCCGAACATGGCGACGACCGCGAGGCCTACAGCGCGGCCAAGTACTCATTCATTCAAGCCGTTCTCAACGCGCGATCCGACTAA
- a CDS encoding 3-methyl-2-oxobutanoate hydroxymethyltransferase → MSRWGKTGTRRLRGVEMAPTLNGSGRKVTLPAIAGKKAAREQIIQFAVSNYRQARVADRVGADIVVATDAVAMTELGRPNGLTLDLAEMKLFGEAVARGTTTALTMVTMPYWSYHSSIEKAVENAGWLIQNTGVEALECEGNVHHAPAIAAIVKAGIPVQAHIGLTSMRIPQIGGLRAQGKTVDRAKEIIDDAWAMVDAGCFSVLCEITTEELTQHLAEILPVPVISIGAGRGSDGSAIVVDDILGLYEEHVPRHVKLYSDLITSMETAMAEFVDDVRSGEYPQERHVVQMSHEVNSKFRSAVSSHVDGRTTAAAQ, encoded by the coding sequence TTGTCACGCTGGGGAAAGACCGGCACAAGACGTCTTCGAGGAGTTGAAATGGCCCCAACATTAAATGGCTCAGGCCGCAAGGTCACGCTCCCCGCAATCGCCGGCAAGAAGGCCGCGCGGGAACAGATCATCCAGTTTGCAGTGTCGAACTACCGCCAGGCGCGCGTCGCCGATCGGGTTGGTGCCGACATCGTGGTGGCCACCGACGCGGTAGCCATGACCGAACTCGGGCGCCCCAACGGCCTCACTTTGGATCTCGCTGAGATGAAGCTCTTCGGCGAGGCGGTTGCGCGGGGTACCACAACGGCACTGACGATGGTCACCATGCCCTACTGGTCGTACCACTCCTCGATCGAGAAGGCAGTGGAGAACGCCGGTTGGCTGATCCAGAACACCGGTGTCGAGGCTCTCGAGTGCGAAGGCAATGTCCATCACGCGCCCGCGATCGCGGCAATCGTCAAGGCCGGAATTCCGGTGCAGGCCCACATCGGCCTGACCAGCATGCGCATCCCCCAGATAGGTGGGCTGCGGGCACAGGGCAAGACTGTCGACAGGGCGAAAGAAATCATCGACGACGCATGGGCGATGGTGGACGCGGGGTGCTTCTCCGTCCTTTGTGAAATCACCACCGAAGAGCTCACCCAGCACCTGGCTGAAATCTTGCCGGTACCAGTGATTTCGATCGGAGCAGGCCGGGGATCCGACGGATCAGCTATCGTCGTCGACGACATTCTAGGCCTTTACGAGGAACATGTACCGCGCCATGTCAAGCTGTACTCCGATCTGATCACGTCGATGGAGACTGCAATGGCCGAGTTCGTCGATGACGTACGGAGTGGGGAGTACCCCCAGGAACGCCACGTGGTGCAGATGTCACACGAGGTCAATTCGAAGTTTCGTTCCGCGGTGTCGTCCCACGTGGACGGTCGGACTACGGCAGCCGCGCAGTAG
- a CDS encoding Lrp/AsnC family transcriptional regulator has protein sequence MASSLARRRESVVAHLTSGTADCFVDWWSPDAQLANLLGHELGAISGVNSFTVSPIMRYLRTVHDWQPNILTADEIDELRNIPRLAEWPQFSAPIELDRTGKYILKCLVEDGRRSFEDIALRSDVSEQTVNRRIDQMRTAGLLVIRALVDPALLGFPVGALLRIAPVPENFDTVVQAIQENPMVRYAVVVMGDYQIMAEVRASSRSELYDLMFKEPWFRLSYRFETSLILATLKQSGVLALTLEQ, from the coding sequence GTGGCATCCTCACTCGCACGCAGACGCGAGTCCGTCGTGGCGCACCTGACGAGCGGCACCGCCGACTGCTTCGTGGACTGGTGGAGCCCGGACGCTCAACTAGCCAACCTGCTCGGCCACGAGCTCGGCGCCATCTCCGGAGTGAACTCCTTCACCGTTTCGCCGATCATGCGCTACCTCAGGACGGTTCACGACTGGCAGCCGAACATTCTCACCGCGGACGAGATCGACGAACTGCGGAACATCCCCCGCCTCGCAGAATGGCCCCAGTTCTCCGCGCCCATCGAGTTGGACCGAACCGGGAAGTACATCCTCAAATGCCTGGTGGAAGATGGCCGCCGATCCTTCGAGGACATCGCGTTACGTTCTGATGTGTCAGAGCAGACGGTAAACCGCCGCATCGACCAGATGCGAACGGCGGGTCTTCTGGTCATCCGCGCGCTCGTTGATCCCGCGCTCCTCGGGTTTCCGGTCGGCGCCCTGCTTCGCATCGCACCAGTTCCGGAAAACTTCGATACCGTCGTACAGGCGATCCAAGAGAACCCCATGGTCAGGTACGCCGTCGTCGTGATGGGCGACTACCAGATCATGGCCGAAGTGCGAGCGTCCAGCCGCTCCGAACTCTACGATCTGATGTTCAAGGAACCCTGGTTCCGTCTCTCCTATCGCTTCGAAACATCGTTGATTCTCGCGACCTTGAAACAGAGCGGAGTCCTGGCGCTCACTCTGGAACAGTGA
- a CDS encoding MFS transporter — MSHSVLVIMATRSESPQLGNAQQDGSTGMRRVASSSLLGCVLEWYDFYLYGFAAALVFNKVFFPSLSPVAGTLMALSTFTVGFIARPLGGVLCGHFGDRIGRKAMLILTIVVMGTATMLFGVLPTYDQVGIWAPICLVVLRFLQGLALGGEWGGAVLMVVEHADQRRRGFWGSVVQLGAPLGQALATGALLICSLSLSNEAFQSWGWRIPFLASGLLLVVALYIRLKVAESPEFEQVKASEDRVAMPIVETLKRHFKGVVLCFSLYMGAITVPFFINGVFMTSYGTSVLEINRNAVLSAVVLTHAVFFTAATLLGGALADRFGNRRIYMFGSVAILLAAFPTFWIVGGGSLGWLIVGMCLFGIPMWVCWGVTPAYFTQQFPANIRYSAISVSGQAATVVGGIVPPAATALVSWSGGPWPVAAIGTVGAAVALIALVTLGKDRHKTSSRS; from the coding sequence ATGAGCCACTCGGTGCTGGTAATCATGGCAACTCGTAGCGAAAGTCCTCAGCTGGGCAATGCCCAGCAAGACGGGTCGACCGGCATGCGTAGAGTGGCCTCTTCGAGCCTTCTGGGTTGTGTGCTCGAGTGGTATGACTTCTACCTTTACGGCTTTGCCGCCGCACTGGTTTTCAACAAGGTGTTCTTCCCGTCGTTGTCGCCTGTGGCCGGTACCCTCATGGCGCTCAGTACGTTCACGGTCGGGTTCATCGCCCGGCCGCTCGGCGGGGTCCTTTGCGGACACTTTGGCGACCGCATCGGACGCAAGGCGATGCTCATTCTGACCATCGTCGTGATGGGCACCGCAACGATGCTCTTCGGTGTGCTTCCGACCTACGACCAAGTAGGGATCTGGGCCCCGATTTGCCTAGTGGTACTGCGATTCCTACAAGGCCTTGCGCTCGGCGGCGAATGGGGTGGCGCAGTCTTGATGGTGGTCGAACACGCCGACCAGCGGCGTCGCGGATTCTGGGGCAGTGTAGTGCAGTTGGGTGCACCACTGGGCCAGGCATTGGCGACCGGCGCCCTACTTATCTGCTCGTTGAGCCTGTCCAACGAGGCCTTCCAGTCGTGGGGCTGGCGAATTCCGTTCCTGGCCAGTGGACTACTGCTCGTGGTTGCGCTCTACATTCGCCTGAAGGTCGCCGAGTCGCCCGAATTCGAGCAGGTGAAGGCCAGCGAGGACCGAGTAGCGATGCCGATTGTCGAGACGCTGAAGCGTCACTTCAAGGGCGTCGTGCTGTGCTTCTCGCTCTACATGGGCGCCATCACCGTGCCGTTCTTCATCAACGGTGTCTTTATGACCTCTTACGGGACAAGTGTTCTGGAGATCAACCGGAACGCCGTGCTGTCCGCCGTTGTGTTGACCCACGCCGTGTTCTTCACCGCGGCCACTCTGCTTGGCGGCGCCCTCGCCGACAGATTCGGCAATCGGCGGATCTACATGTTCGGAAGTGTCGCGATCCTGCTGGCAGCCTTCCCGACTTTCTGGATCGTAGGCGGCGGTTCACTCGGGTGGCTGATCGTCGGCATGTGTTTGTTCGGCATACCCATGTGGGTGTGCTGGGGTGTCACCCCCGCCTATTTCACCCAGCAGTTTCCCGCGAATATCCGCTACAGCGCCATCAGCGTCAGCGGTCAGGCTGCCACGGTCGTGGGCGGCATCGTCCCACCGGCCGCCACGGCGCTGGTGAGTTGGTCCGGCGGACCGTGGCCGGTCGCAGCCATCGGGACGGTGGGCGCCGCAGTGGCCCTCATTGCCCTTGTCACGCTGGGGAAAGACCGGCACAAGACGTCTTCGAGGAGTTGA